The following coding sequences lie in one Spinacia oleracea cultivar Varoflay chromosome 1, BTI_SOV_V1, whole genome shotgun sequence genomic window:
- the LOC110780024 gene encoding uncharacterized protein, with the protein MKKQKFRHLRSGNNEILQPPKKIRCIGVRHHGDGLQPKYSSCNPSKVVNYLLADSAWFGHPLGDIFHPLSVRALVNIASAAAAAAAAAGVLATTVIDYKLEAAAAVLAEVESSNSGSSQLKQEQNQASLKSVYFHQLLDFLEVLCLNCDYHRW; encoded by the exons ATGAAGAAGCAAAAATTTCGTCACTTAAGATCTGGCAACAATGAAATTTTGCAGCCTCCCAAGAAAATTCGTTG CATCGGGGTGCGACACCATGGAGATGGTTTGCAACCAAAGTACAGCTCATGTAATCCTTCTAAGGTCGTCAATTATCTGCTGGCCGACTCTGCCTGGTTCGGTCATCCATTGGGTGACATCTTTCATCCCTTGAGCGTCCGAGCACTGGTGAACATAGcttcagcagcagcagcagcagcagcagcagcaggtgTTCTGGCAACAACAGTTATCGATTACAAGctagaagcagcagcagcagttcTGGCAGAAGTAGAAAGCAGCAATTCTGGCAGCAGCCAGTTGAAACAAGAACAAAACCAAGCCAGCCTAAAGAGTGTTTATTTTCACCAGTTGCTGGACTTTCTTGAAGTTCTCTGCCTTAACTGTGACTATCACCGTTGGTAA